The Anabrus simplex isolate iqAnaSimp1 chromosome 1, ASM4041472v1, whole genome shotgun sequence genome window below encodes:
- the LOC136880141 gene encoding G-protein coupled receptor 3, with protein MSMMLQRLNGSLAAREDAMERTIMLVGVITATLISTVNAFILLVLITNWNVIQRQCRNRACLLITCNLCSADLFLGLICIYYILSLRLDGLHEYLGQHKILCVMTLHLVIMVYMASGFTLVSIALERYIYILYPLRHTELLNTRRTFLMISTVWTAAFLGSCPLQLWNNWEDGRSNVCDDVHIIPITYSIIGTTSRVVFITVVITVFHWRVHRVAIEVRNRKTPMSTITALRTRSARVVLIIFFTYVGSSAPFLVMLLCIKYDIYVPPICFQISRCVYNINYIVNPFVYIFCNRSIGHIIFQILKTWKAKYIFWKSRNREEAHSTSPCVIHPQTSSSIRDPGSSVR; from the exons ATTAAATGGTTCATTAGCAGCTCGTGAGGATGCCATGGAGAGAACAATAATGTTGGTTGGGGTCATAACTGCCACCTTGATTTCTACCGTGAATGCCTTCATTTTGTTGGTGTTGATCACTAACTGGAACGTGATCCAACGTCAGTGCAGAAATCGAGCCTGTTTGCTGATAACGTGTAACCTCTGCTCAGCTGACCTTTTCCTAGGACTCATCTGCATTTACTACATCTTATCTCTGCGTCTCGACGGACTGCATGAATATTTAGGACAACACAAAATTCTTTGTGTTATGACACTCCATCTAGTCATTATGGTTTACATGGCTTCTGGATTTACTCTGGTTTCCATTGCACTGGAGAGATACATCTACATATTATATCCCTTGCGCCACACCGAGCTATTGAACACCAG GCGCACCTTTCTGATGATCAGCACAGTGTGGACAGCGGCGTTCTTGGGGTCTTGTCCACTTCAATTGTGGAACAACTGGGAGGACGGCAGGAGTAATGTATGTGACGATGTTCACATCATCCCGATCACTTACTCGATCATCGGCACCACCTCCAGAGTGGTGTTTATAACAGTCGTCATTACGGTATTCCACTGGCGTGTCCATCGCGTGGCTATCGAGGTCCGCAATAGAAAGACACCCATGTCCACCATAACAGCATTAAGAACACGATCTGCTCGAGTAGTGTTAATCATATTTTTTACTTACGTTGGTAGCTCTGCACCTTTTCTGGTGATGCTTTTATGCATTAAGTATGATATTTATGTTCCTCCTATCTGTTTTCAGATTTCTCGTTGCGTATATAACATCAATTATATTGTAAATCCATTTGTTTACATCTTTTGTAATAGATCAATAGGACACATAATATTTCAAATTCTGAAGACTTGGAAAGCGAAATATATTTTCTGGAAATCAAGAAATCGAGAAGAAGCTCATTCAACATCTCCGTGTGTTATTCATCCACAAACGTCGTCTTCTATCAGAGATCCTGGATCCTCCGTTCGTTAA